The genomic interval GAAGACTTGAGCCGGTCTCTCACGGCGAGCAGATGCTCCTCAAGCAGCCGCCCGGCCTCCGCCTTGTCCTTCCGAATGATCGCCTCCAGGAGACGTTCATGGGAAACCACGGCCTTTCGTGTCATCTCCAGGTTCGGCTTCAAGCGCAAAAGCAGGTTTTCGAGCAGGGCCAGGATGGAATCCACGACAATGACAAAGACATGGTTCTTGGAGGCTTTGGCCAGAATCCTGTGAAACTCAATGTTCTTGTCCGTCGCCATCACCTTCATATCGATTTTCCGCCTCGCCTCCAGCATGTTCTTCCGGAGGGCGGCGATGTCTTCCTCGTCGGCTCGATCAATGACGTCTTCAAGCACAATCTTTTCGATCTTCAGCCGAGCGACAGTCAACTCCTCCAGGGTGACCTTCTCCATCTGAAAGGCATCAAGAAACAGGGAAGTGATTCGATGGAGCACGGTGTCGCTGATGATCGGCCCGCCCCCGTATCCCTTCTGGATCGTGATGAAACCGGAAAGTTCCAGGATCCGCAACGCCTCACGGATGGTCTGCCGTCCAACGCCGAACCGGCTGGCGAGTTCAACCTCAGGAGGAAGCTTGACACCGGG from Deltaproteobacteria bacterium carries:
- a CDS encoding FadR family transcriptional regulator; its protein translation is MTKESEEDKTVDQAILFSPVKSRRTFEEVASEIKKLVIQGLLKPGVKLPPEVELASRFGVGRQTIREALRILELSGFITIQKGYGGGPIISDTVLHRITSLFLDAFQMEKVTLEELTVARLKIEKIVLEDVIDRADEEDIAALRKNMLEARRKIDMKVMATDKNIEFHRILAKASKNHVFVIVVDSILALLENLLLRLKPNLEMTRKAVVSHERLLEAIIRKDKAEAGRLLEEHLLAVRDRLKSSTK